A stretch of the Arachis stenosperma cultivar V10309 chromosome 6, arast.V10309.gnm1.PFL2, whole genome shotgun sequence genome encodes the following:
- the LOC130932567 gene encoding uncharacterized protein LOC130932567 has translation MSSSSPTTNYADDDMQDIIFTKRGCLFWIPCFRSKASSSAYGRGCGEEQKSEKKQHSRPKKLKKVKELSKKVFGSKWKKFIRRLKKKNIPRTTLTKKGSFHYDPLSYSLNFDDGKHYEGDDHERYSRNFSYRFASLPASTKSSMDLGKDNSLSLM, from the coding sequence ATGTCTTCGTCCTCACCGACAACCAATTATGCTGACGATGACATGCAGGATATTATATTCACCAAACGAGGTTGTTTATTTTGGATCCCATGCTTTCGATCAAAAGCATCATCGTCAGCATATGGTCGTGGGTGTGGAGAAGAGCAGAAATCGGAGAAGAAGCAGCATTCGCGGCCCAAAAAATTGAAGAAAGTAAAGGAATTGTCTAAGAAGGTGTTTGGGTCTAAATGGAAAAAGTTTATTCGtcgtttgaagaagaagaatattcCCAGAACTACATTGACAAAGAAAGGTTCATTCCATTATGATCCCTTGAGTTATTCGCTCAACTTTGATGATGGAAAACATTACGAAGGTGATGATCATGAACGTTACAGCCGCAATTTTTCATATCGCTTTGCTTCTCTTCCAGCATCAACAAAATCATCCATGGACCTTGGCAAGGATAATAGTCTCTCGTTGATGTGA